TCGCCTTCGGTCTGATCTTCGCCGCCGTCGGCTACAGCTCCACCCGCGGCAAGCGCGACTTCCAGAGCGCCAGCCAGCTCGTGGCAGGCCGCTACGACGTGCTGTGCCAGCCGCGTTCCGCCGAACGGGGCCGCGACCTGCTCGCCAAGCTCGCCCTCCGGCCGTCGGACGTGAAGAAAGACTGACGTTTGCCGCTCGTGATCATGGGGTAGAGCCGGTCTGGGCTCCTGTGGTTGCGGCACCTGATCACCGGGCCTACGTTCGATCCACCGGTCGGCTCCACGTCGACCGGTGGGCACGACGAGGTGCCGGGCAGAGCGGTCTGGCTCCTCCGCCGTCGGGAAGGAGGCAGGACCGGTGAGGGGCAGAGGTCATCGGTTGGCCGCCGCAGGAGCGGTCGCGCTGGTCGCGACGTCCGTGCTGGCGGGGTGCGGGTCGGGGGACGGCGGCATCGTCGTCAACGTCTACAAGTACCCGCAGGAGAACTTCCAGAAGATCGTCGACAACTGCAACGCGGCTGCCGACGGCTACGAGATCGTCTACCACAAGCTGCCGCGCGAGGCGGACGGCCAGCGCGAGCAGATGGTGCGCCGACTGGCCGCCGAGGACCCGGGCATGGACGTCCTCTCGCTGGACGTCACCTGGACCGCGGAGCTGGCCAAGGCGGGCTGGATCAGGGAGTACACCGGGGAGGCCAAGGCCGAGGTCGAGGACGGCACCCTGGAGACGCCCCTGGAGACCGCGCGCTACGAGGGCAAGCTGTACGGGGCGCCGGACAACACGAACGTGCAGCTCCTCTGGTACCGGGGCGACCTGGTGCAGACCCCGCCGGACACCTGGGCCGAGATGATCCGGCTCGGGTCCGAACTGGAGTCCCGGGGCGAGCCCGGCCTGGTCGAGGCGACCGGCAAGCAGTACGAGGGCCTGGTCGTGCTCTACAACTCGCTGGTCAACTCCGCGGGCGGGCAGATCCTCGACGAGAACGGCACCAAGGCGGTCGTCGACGAGGGCGCGGTCAAGGCGCTGGAGGTGCTCAAGACCTTCGCCACCTCCGACGTGGTGGACCCGTCGTTCTCCAACGCCGCCGAGGACGACGCGCGCCTGGCCATGGAGGCGGGCGACGCCGCCTTCATGATCAACTGGCCGTACGTCTACGCCGCCGCGCAGGAGAAGCCCGAGTTCGCGAAGAACCTCAAGTGGGCGCCGTTCCCGGCGGTCGAGGGCGGCGAGTCCACGGCCACCGTCGGCGGGCTCAACTACGCCGTCAGCGCGTTCACCGAGCACCCCGACGAGTCGTTCGACGCGGTGCTGTGCCTGCGCAACGCCGAGAACCAGAAGTTCCAGGCCGTCAACGACGGCGTGCCGCCCACCATCGAAGCGGTGTACGACGAGCCGGAGATGGCGGAGGCGTACCCGATGAAGGACGCGATCCTGGAAACGCTGAAGAACGCGAGCGCCCGCCCGAGCAGCCCCGCGTACCAGAACGTCTCCACGGTCATCTCCACGATCCTGTCGCCGCCCGCGAACATCGACCCGCGGGCGACCGCGGACCGGCTCCGCTCGGAGCTCCAGGACGCGCTCGACTCCAAGGGGGTGCTGCCGTGAGCCAGTCGATCAACGCCGAACCCGTCCGCGACGCCGAGCTCGCAGACAGGGGCGAACCGGCGCTCCCGCCCAGGGCGAAGGCCGCGCTGAGCGAGGGCAAGAAGGCCGAGCGCCGCCTGGGCCTGCTGCTGTGCGCGCCCGCGATCCTCATCATGGCGGCGGTCGCGGGCTGGCCGATCATCTACTCGGTGTGGCTCTCGCTCCAGCGCTACGACCTGAAGTTCCCGGACCGCACCGAGTTCGTCGGCCTGGACAACTACGTCACGGTCCTGTCCAACTCCTACTGGTGGAACGCCGTGTGGATCACGATCGTGATCACCGTGGTGTCCGTCGTCGTCGAGCTGGTGCTGGGCATGGCGCTCGCCCTGATCATGCACCGCACGCTGGTGGGCCGCGGCATCGTGCGCACCGCCACGCTCATCCCGTACGGCATCGTCACCGTCGTCGCCGCGTTCTCCTGGCGGTACGCGTGGACACCGGGCACCGGCTACCTCGCCGAGACCATCGCGGGCGGCGACCCGGTGCTCACCCAGAAGATCCCGGCCATCATGGTCGTGATCCTCGCCGAGATCTGGAAGACCACGCCGTTCATGGCGCTGCTGCTCATGGCGGGCCTGGCCCTGGTGCCGGACGACCTGCTCAAGGCCGCCGCGATGGACGGCGCCGGCGGCTGGCAGCGGTTCACCAAGGTCATCGTGCCGGTGATGAAGCCCGCGATCCTGGTGGCGCTGCTGTTCCGCACGCTCGACGCGTTCCGCATCTTCGACAACCTGTTCGTGCTCACCGCCGGGTCGCAGGGCACCGCGTCCGTCTCGATGATCACCTACAACAACCTGATCAAGGGCCTGAACCTGGGCATCGGCTCGACCATGTCGGTGCTGATCTTCCTCGCGGTGGCGATCATCGCGTTCATCTTCGTCAAGCTGTTCGGCACCGCTGCCCCCGGCAGCGACGGCGGGGGGAGGCGCTGATGGCGGGCATCGGCGGAGCCGAGACCACGGCGCGCAAGGCGCGCTGGACGGTCCTCAACGTCCTGGTGGTGGCCTACGCGCTGTTCCCGGTGCTGTGGATCGCGTCGCTGTCGTTCAAGACCAAGGAGACCCTGGGCGACGGCAACTTCATCCCCCGCGCGTGGACGCTCGACAACTACGCGTCGATCTTCTCCACCACCGAGTTCGTGCGGGCGCTGGTCAACTCGATCGGCATCGCGATCATCGCCACCGCGATCGCCGTGGTGTTCGGCACGATGGCCGCCTACGCCATCGCCCGGCTCGACTTCCCCGGCAAGAAGGCGCTGGTGGGCGTCTCGCTGCTGGTGGCGATGTTCCCGCAGATCTCGCTGGTGTCGCCGCTGTTCGAGATCGAGCGCACGCTCGGGCTGTTCGACACCTGGCCCGGGCTGATCCTGCCCTACATCACGTTCGCGCTGCCGCTGGCGATCTACACGCTGTCGGCGTTCTTCCGCGAGATCCCGTGGGAGCTGGAGAAGGCCGCGAAGATGGACGGCGCCACGCCGGCGCAGGCGTTCCGCCGGGTCATCGCGCCGCTGGCCGCGCCCGGTGTGTTCACCACGGCCATCCTGGTGTTCATCTTCTGCTGGAACGACTTCCTGTTCGCGATCTCGCTCACCTCGACCGAGGCGTCGCGGACCGTCCCCGTGGCGCTGTCGTTCTTCACCGGCAGCTCCCAGTTCGAGGACCCGACCGGGTCGATCGCCGCCGCGGCGGTGGTCATCACGATCCCGATCATCCTGTTCGTGTTGTTCTTCCAGCGTCGGATCGTCGCCGGGTTGACCTCCGGCGCCGTCAAGGGGTGAGTCAATGGCCGAGATCGTGCTGGACAAGGTGACCAAGCAGTACCCCGACGGTGCGGTGGCCGTGCGGGACGTGGACATCGAGGTCGCCGACGGCGAGTTCGTCATCCTGGTCGGCCCGTCCGGCTGCGGGAAGTCCACGACGCTGAACATGATCGCGGGGCTGGAGGACATCACCTCCGGCGAGCTGCGCATCGGCGGTGAGCGCGTCAACGAGCGCGCGCCCAAGGACCGCGACATCGCCATGGTGTTCCAGTCCTACGCGCTGTACCCGCACATGACGGTGAAGGAGAACATGGCCTTCCCGCTGCGGCTGGCGAAGGTCGACGACACCACCGTGGAGAAGAAGGTCCGCGAGGCGGCCGAGATCCTGGACCTCACCGGGCACCTCGACCGCAAGCCGTCGAACCTGTCCGGCGGCCAGCGGCAGCGCGTGGCCATGGGCCGGGCGATCGTGCGCAGCCCGAAGGCGTTCCTGATGGACGAGCCGCTGTCCAACCTCGACGCCAAGCTGCGGGTGCAGATGCGCACGTCGGTGTCGCGGCTGCAGAAGCAGCTCGGCACCACCATGGTCTACGTGACGCACGACCAGACCGAGGCGATGACGCTGGGCGACCGGGTGGTGGTGATGCGGGGCGGATCGGTGCAGCAGATCGGCGCGCCGCAGTTCCTCTACGACCACCCGGCGAACCTGTTCGTCGCCGGGTTCATCGGCTCGCCGTCGATGAACTTCGTGCCGGCGGCGCTGGAGGACAACGTGCTCCGCTCGCCGCTGGGCGACGTGCCGCTCACCGACCGGGTGCGCGGGCTGCTGGAGGCCGGCGACGCGCCCCGCGAGGTGATCGTGGGCCTGCGTCCCGAGCACTTCGAGGACGCCCGGCTCGTGGAGGACCACGTCCGCTCGTCCGGCGCCACCTTCACCAGCCAGGTCGACGTGCTGGAGTCCATGGGCTCCGACAAGTTCGCCTACTTCAGCCTCTCGGGCGAGCAGGCGACGTCGGCGGAGCTGGCCGAGCTGGCCGCCGACGCGGGCACCGCGGACGTGCCCGGCGACGGCGTGCCGCTGGTGACCCGGATCTCCGCGGCGTCCTCGGCGGTCGAGGGCGAGCCGGCCGAGATCTGGTTCGACGCGGACAAGGTGCAGCTGTTCGACCCGAAGAACGGCCGCAACCTCACGTACAACGGCTGATCCGCGACGATCGGACGCACAACCGCCGAAACGGAGCGAAAAGGGCCGTCCCCGATAGGGGGGCGGCCCTTCGTGATTGCACGATCAATAACACTACTGGGCGTTACTGACCTGCCGGGATCATCGGTCGGGACGAAGTGCATGGGCCATTCAGCGCATCAAACGCGCACCTGGGCGCTTTAGTGGCGCTGCACCCGGTGGCGATCCCCACCCTTGGTCGAAGGCGGGGCCGACCACGACCGAATGGAGTCGGGGCAGGGGAGTCCGCCGAGCACAGAGAAGAGCGCTGAGATGGGGATTCTTGACGGCAAAGCAGTGGTGATCACCGGAGCGGGCCGGGGGCTGGGCGAGGCGTACGCGATGCACGCGGCGCAGGCGGGCGCGGCCGTCGTCGTGAACGACGTGGACGGCGACCTGGCGGACCAGGTCGCCGAGCACATCCGGGCTTACGGGGGACGGGCGGTGGCCAGCGCGCACACCGTGGCCGACCCCAGCGAGGCGGAGAAGATCGTGGGAATGTGCCTGACCGAGTTCGGTCGGGTCGACGGCCTGGTGAACAACGCCGGCCTGAACTACGAGAGCCGGCCGTGGGAGGACGACCCGGACACGATCCGACGGACCGTCGAGGTGAACCTCCTGGGAGTCATCTACACCGGCATGGCCGCCATGCGGGCGATGCGCGAGCAGGGCGGCGGTTCCATCGTGAACATTTCCTCCGGTGCCTTCCTCGGGCAGCGGAAACTCGGCACGTACTCGGCGACGAAAGGCGCCGTGGCGTCGTTGAGCGCGTCGTGGGCGCTCGACCTGGAGAGCGAGAACATCAGGGTGAACGCCGTCTGCCCGGTCGCGCACACCCGAATGGTGTGGAAGTCGGAGCGCTCGCTGCGCGCCATCCCCGCCGACCGCACCCCCGGCAAGGTCGCGCCGCTCGTGCTGTTCCTGCTCAGCGACGACGCGGCCGGCATCACCGGGCAGGTGGTGCGGTGCAACGGCCGCCAGCTCCACCTCATCGGCCACCCGTACTTCAAGCAGCCGATCCTGGAGAGCGACGCCTGGGACACCCCGTCGGTCAAGCGCGCCTTCGACGGTGTCCTCCAAGCCCACCTCGAACCGTACGGCCTGGAGAAGCGCATGCCGCCGCGCCTGCGCGAACTCGTGGAGCCCGGCCGCACGGCGTGACCTGGTCGGGGGGAGTGCCGCGGGCGTTCCCCCCGATCACCCGATGAGCGGTCCGCGCAGGTCGGGAGGGGTGTCACCATGGTCGTCATGGCCGCGCGCACGCCCCGCGTCACGGATTGGCGACTGGTGGTCCAGTCGCGGCTGTCCCGCGTGCGCGCCGACCTCGCCGCCCTCGGGCCGCCGGACCCCCTCGACCAGGAGGGGCAGCGGTGGCGCGAGGTCGCCGAGGTGGAGGCCGCCGTGGTCGAGGACATGATCACCCGCGAGGAGCCGCGCCGGCGGGCCGTGGCGTCCTGGTGGTCCGGGTGGCACATCGAACGCGCCTGGCGGTCGCTGCACGAGGCCGAGATCGCGACCGTCGCGGCGGGCAGCGGGTTCCTCGGGCGGCTGCCCGGCCTCAAGGCGCGGGTCGCGGAGAACCTGGACGAGGACGACCCGCGGCGCGTCGCCCTGGAGGAGATGCGGCCGGGGGAGTACCCGCTGCCGATCGAGCGGGAGCTGGTGGTCGACGCGCTGCGCGCCTCGTTCGACAAGTCCGACTTCGCGCACGCCGGATCGCGGGCGCTGCGCAACAAGCTCATCGCCACGTCCGTGGTGCTGTTCCTGGTGAACACGCTGCTCGGCGTGATCGGGCTGGTCAAGCCCGGTCTCGTGCCCATGTGCGTCGGCTCGGAGCGGCTGCCCACGGTGTGCCCGGCGGGCAAGGTGGCGGGCGGGGCCGACGTGTGGCTGGTGCAGGTGCTCGGCGCGTTCGGCGCGGTGCTGTCGGCGGTCGTGCTGCTGCTGCGGCGGCGGCCCAGCCTGTCCCCGTACGTGATGGTCGGCTACCAGGCGTTGATCAAGGTGCTGCTCGGCGCGGCGCTCGCCGTGGTCGGCATCCTCGCCCTGGGCGCGGGCGTGACCACGGGGTTGATCGGCGTCGCGTCCCAGGCGGCCCTGCTCCTGTGGGCCGTCATCCTCGGCTACGGCCAGCAGGTAGCCACCCGCCTCCTGGACAGCTACACCGACCGCGTGATGGACCAGGCCCGCCCCCTCCCCAAACTCGAATCCCCCCGCTGACCCCCGAGAGCCCACCCCCCAGGTCCCGCGAGTCGTACGTCCAGGTCCCGCGAGTCGTACGTCCAGGAGCTGTGAGTTCTACGTTCGAGCCTCACGGCGTTAGTCCCGAATGTAGAACTCACAGCTCCTGAGCGTTGAACTCTCGGGACCTGGACTTACGACTCGCGCGGCCTGGACGTACGACTCGCGGGACCTGGACGTACGACTCGCGCGGCCTGGGCGTACGACTCGCGGGTGGGTCAGCGGCGGGCCCGGAGGGTGGTCATCACGTCCGGGTCCCAGCGGTGGGTGCGGATCAGGCGGTAGCGCTCGGCCGCCACCCACAGGTAGGCCTCGGTCTCCGTGCGGTCGCCCACCAGGTCCGCCTGGCGCAGCATCTCCACCACCGGCACGTACTCCTCCGCGTACCAGCGGGCCGCGACCGAGGCGCGGTCCAGGAAGCGGCCCTCGTCCTGCATCAGCCGGAACCCCCACGCCTCCACGTGCTCACCCAGCTCCGCGTAGTCCCACGGGTCCGACAGCGCCACGGCCGCCCGCGCCCGACCGCCCAGCGGCACCCGCTCCAGGAACAGCCGCCGGTAGTCCTTCACGATCAGGTCGCCGCGGTGCCGGATGCCGTGCGCCGCCACCCGCGTCAGGACCTCCGTCACGTAGGCGTCGATGACCTCCAGGCCCAGCGCGTGCGCCACCGACACCCGGTGGTGCCCGTCCTGCACGAAGTGCAGGTCGCCCACCCGGTACAGCTCGACCGGCGGCACCGCCTCGCCGCGCCGCTGCGCGATCGCCAGCCGCTCCCAGCGCGCCCGCACGCGTGCCGACGTGGGCCGGAACCGGCGGTCGAAGTCGCGGGTCCGGTCCACGCTGCCCACGATCGAGTCGAGCCGGACGGTGCACAGCCCCAACCGCTTCTCGCCGACCACGCCCAGCGCCTCCACGACCTCGTGGAACGGCAGCGTGATGTTCACGTCGTCCGGTTCCCGCCGCAGCCACGCGGCCAACCGCGACAGCACCTGACGCCGCCGCGCGCGCTGGAAGTCGTTCTCCGCGTCGGCCCGCGGGAACCCGGTGTCACCGCGCACGCCGCACCCCCTCCCCGGGCACGGCCACGCCCGCCGGGACGTCCAGGACCTTCCAGCCGACCACGTTCACCACCCGCGTCGCACCCAGCTCCCGGTCCGGTCGCGGCACGCCGTGCGGGTGCACGTGCCCGTGCAGCATCAGCGGCGGGCGCAACCGCCGCACCGCGTCGTGCAGGCACGCGAACCCCCGGTGCGGGGCGTCCGGCTCGTCGCCGCACCCCAGTGGCGGGGAGTGGGTGAGCAGCACGTCGACGCCGCGCCCGTCGCGCAGCCGCCGCCACCGGGCGAGCCGCAGCACCCGCCGCAGCCGCCTGGCCTGCTGCCGCTCCGTCCACTGGTTCGGCCCCGCGTTGTACCGGATCGACCCGCCGAGGCCCGCGATCCGCAGCCCGGCCACGTCCACCACCCGCTCGTCGGCGTTCACGCCGCCCGCCGGTCCCGGCCACCGCGCGGGCAGGCCCGCCCGCGTCCACAGCCCGCGCACGTTGGCGTACCCGCCCAGGTCGACGTCGTGGTTGCCCGGCACGAACACGCACGGCCGGTCCAGCACCGACGACAGGTGCTCCAGGTAGTCGAACGGCAGGTCGCCGGCCGCGAGCACCAGGTCCACGTCGAGCGCGCGCACCCGGTCGGTCCACAGCCGCTCGACCACCTCGTCGGACACCGCGAGCACCTTCGGCACACGACGAGCGTAGGCGCTGTCCGCGCAGGTGACACCTCGTCGGTGAAAGGGTGAAATGCGCCGGCGGTCCTTCCGCCGCGCGGGGGGAGTCGGGCTAGCGTGACAGGGGTGCTCGCCGAGCTGTTCCTGGACGCCGCCCGCTCCTGCCGGACACACAGCCCCCTCACCCACGCGCTGCTCGTGAGGGCGGCCGACGACCTGGTCCGCGGCGGGATCACCGCGCGGGTGATGGCCGGCGCCGAGTGCGACCGCCAGGGCAGCGTGCCGGGCCTGCGGTTCGCGAGCGCCCTGCACCGGCTGGTCCTGGAGGGCCGGGCGCCGACGCTGGCCAGGCACTACCCGACCGCGGGCGGCACCCCCGACCTCGGTGCCCTGTGGGACGACGCCCTGCCCGTGCTGCACGAGCACACCGACGAGCTCCAGGCGGCGATCACCAGGACGTTCGTGCAGACCAACGAGCCGGGCCGCAGCGCGCCCCTGTTCGGCGGCCTCCAGACCGCCACCCACCTGGCCGCGGCGCAGGCCGGCAGGCGCACGCCGTTCCCGGTCCGGTTGCTGGAGGTCGGCGCGTCCGGCGGGCTGAACCTGCGTCCGCACCGCATCGCCTACCGCGTCGACGGCGTCCGCCTCGGCGACCCCGGCAGCCCGCTGACGCTCGACCCCGGGTGGACCGGCCGGCCGGCGGTCGCCCTGGACCACAACCTGCGGCTCGTCCGCCGCGCCGGCTGCGACCTGCACCCCGTCGACGTGTCCGCGGAGGACGGCAGGCTGCACCTGTCGTCGTTCGTCTGGGCGGACCAGCCGGCCCGGCTGGAGCGGCTGCGGGCCGCGATCGACCTGGCGCTGCTCGACCCGGTGCCCGTGCAGCGGGCGACCGGTCCCGAGTGGCTGGCCGAGCAGCTCGTGCGGCCCGAGCGGGACGTGCTCACGGTCGTGTGGCACTCGGTGGTCTGGCAGTACGCCTCACCCGCCGACCGGGCCATGGGCCGGGCCGTGCTCGCCGAAGCCGCCGCCCGTGCCACGCCGATGGCGCCGCTCGCGCTGCTCGTGTTCGAACCGCGCCGCACCCACCGGCCGACCAGGTACCAGTTCCAGCTGCTGCTGAAGCTGTGGCCGGCCGGACTGTCGCTGCGGCTGGGCACCGGTGTGGGCCACGGCATCCCGTTCACCTGGGACACCAGGGCGTGGGACTGACCGCGTCCGGTCCGGTGTGGACGGTCAGGCGCCGTTGGCGATGAGCAGCGTCACCGTGGCGAGCCAGCCCAGCAGGAAGGTGAGGATCCAGAACCGCAGGTTGGTGAGCATCCGGGTCATGTCGACATCCCGTCGGAGGAGAAGGGTCGGAGGTCCTTACAGCCACTCGTTCCGGCGGAATATTCGGTACAGGGTCAGGCAGACCACGATGATCACGGAGATCACCATGGGGTAGCCGTAGCGCCAGTGCAGCTCCGGCATGTGGTCGAAGTTCATGCCGTACACGCCGACCACCATGGTCGGCACGGAGATGATCGCCACCCACGAGGCGAGCTTGCGCATGTCCGAGTTCTGCTGGAGCGTGATCTTCGCCAGCACGGCGTTGACCAGCGTCGTCAGCAGCTCGTCGAAGTTCATGACGCGCTCGGACACCTCGGTGAGGTGGTCGTCGACGTCGCGGAAGTACGAGCGCACCTGCTCGGGGATCAGCGGTGTGTAGCCCTCGGCCAACCGGCGCAGCGGCACGGCCAGCGGCATCACCGCGCGGCGCAGCTCCAGCACCTCGCGCTTCATGAGGTAGATCTGGTCGGCGCTCACCCGGCTGCGGGGCTGGAAGACCAGCGCCTCCATCGAGTCGATGTCGTCCTCGATGTGGTCGGTCACGTCGAGGTAGTTGTCGACCACGTGGTCGGCGATCGAGTACAGCACCGCGGCCGGCCCGACCTTGAGCTTGTCGACGTCGCCCTCCAGCTCGCGGCGCACCGCGGCGAGGCCCGAGTGGTTGCCGTGCCGGACCGTGACCACGAAGTCGCGGCCGAGGAACACCATGATCTCGCCCGACTCGACGATCTCGTTCGCCGCGTCGGGGGAGGCGTTCTGGATGTAGCGGACCGTCTTGAGCACCATGAACAGCGTGTTGTCGTAGCGCTCCAGCTTCGGCCGCTGGTGGGCGTGCACGGCGTCCTCGACGGCCAGCTCGTGCAGGCCGAACGTGTCGGCGACGCCCTGGATCTGCTCCTCGTCCGGCTCGTGCAGGCCGATCCAGACGAAACCGTCACCGCGCTTGCGGACCTCCTCCACCGCGTCGGTGTGCGACCAGCGGCCGGGCAGGCGCGCGCCGTCGACGTACACGCCGCAGTCCACGACGTACGCCGACAGCGGCACGGGGACGGGCAGGGCGGGGCGTTCCGGCACACGGCCTCTCAGGCCGCCGAGCGAGGGCAGGCTGCGCACGAGGAACCTCCAGTGGGGGGAGCGTCGACTCGGAACAACGACGACGGCACGTCCCCGACCGGTGGTGCTGGGCCTGTCCCGGGGAGCTACCCCCGGAGAGCGGACCCCCCGATGAGGACGCGCGAGGTACTCGCAGGATGGGGGTCGTTACTCATCGGTAGTCCTCACCTCCTCGGGTTTGCGGTCGCGGCGGTGGAGTCGCTCACAGACCGGTTGCCGAGGGTACTCCCCCGGTGCTCACACTGTCGTCCCGGTCCAACGAGAGCCGGACCACGACAGCCAACGGAGGCCGCGGTGCAGTTCGGGCGCTACTACGAGGAGTTCGAGGTCGGCGAGGTCTACAAGCACTGGCCGGGGAAGACGGTCACCGAGTACGACGACCACCTGTTCTGCCTGCTGACCATGAACCACCACCCGCTGCACATGGACGCGCACTACGCGGCGGGGACCACCGACTTCGGCAGGAACGTCGTGGTCGGCAACTACGTCTACTCCCTGCTGCTGGGCATGTCCGTGCCCGACGTGTCCGGCAAGGCCATCGCCAACCTGGAGGTCGAGTCGCTCAGGCACGTCAAGCCGACGTTCCACGGGGACACCATCTACGGTGAGACCGAGGTGCTGGACAAGACCCCGTCGAAGTCCAAGGACGACCGGGGCGTGGTCTACGTGGAGACGCGCGGGTACAAGCAGGACGGAACGGTCGTCTGCGTCTTCCGGCGCAAGGTGATGGTCCCCAAGCGCTCGTACGGCGACGCGCGCGGTGGCGAGCAGCCGGGGCGGCCCGAGCCGGTGCTCTGAGCCCGCGGCCGGGTTCGGCACCCCGGGTTCGGTGTCCTGAGTCGGAGGAGTGACGTGACCTCGTTGGACCTGGTGCGGCAGCGGCTGTCGGCGTTCGCGGAGGAGGAGGCGCACGGCGTCTCCCCGCTCTACGAGCACCTGTCCGCCCGCGCCGCGGACGACCCGGAGGTCGCCGGCCTGCTGACCGCCGCCCCGGAGCGGTTCGCCCACCCGACCCTGCTCCTGGCGGCGGCGCACCGGCTGGTGCAGGCCGAGCCGTTCCACCCGCTGTCGCGCTACTACCCGTCGCTGGGCGGCACGCACGGCCCGGACGACGAGACGTGGCCGCTGTTCCGCGAGTTCCTGCTCGACCGGGCCGACGGGGTCCGCCACCTGGTGTCCACGCGCAGCACGCAGACCAACGAGGTGCGCCGAGCCGCGCTGCTCTACCCGGCGCTGGCGCGGGTCGCGGGGCCGGTCGGGCTGCTGGAGGTCGGCTGCTCGGCCGGTCTGCTGCTGGGCCTGGACCAGTACGGCTACCGCTACCAGACCCAGCAGGCCGGCCAGCTCGTCGCGGGGCCCGCCAAGGCGGCGCTCGGCCTGCACTGCGCGCTGGAGCTGGCGCCCGGCGCGGAGCTGCCGAAGATCCCCAGGTCGGTGAAGGTCGCGGCGAAGGTCGGCCTGGACCGGGCGCCCGCCGACCTGGCCGACGAGGAGACCTACGTCTGGCTGGAGGCGTGCGTGTGGGCCGACCAGCCCGAGCGGCTGCGGCTGTTCGGCGTGGCCGCGACCGTGCAGCGCAAGTCGCCGCCGGAGTTCGTCACCGGTGACGCGGTCGCCGACCTGGGCGCGGCGGCCGCGCGGGTTCCCGAAGCGCTGCCGCTGGTGGTGATGACGAGCAACGTGCTGCCGTACCTGTCGGGGGCGGAGTTCGTCGAGGCGCTGCGCGGACTGGGCAGGCCGCTGTGGTGGCTGAGCCACGAGGGCTACGGCGCGGCCCTGGAGCACGTCCTGCCGGACCGCGCCGACCTGCGGCCGGGCGTCGGGGAAGCGGCGTTCGGCGTGGTCGGGCTGGTCCGGTTCGAGGACGGCGCGGTGCGCTCCGCCCGCGCCCTGGGGCGCACGGCCCCGCACGGCCAACGGCTGACGTGGCTCCCCTGATCGGGCGAACGTGATCAGCTCCGGGGCAGCTGCCCCCACGCTTCGAGGGTGTCCCGGAGCATCTCGGTGAGTGGGAGTGTGGCCAAGATCGCAGCGGTCACCCACCGTGCGTCAACAGCGTCGTCGCCCGGTCGGAGGGTGCCGGATCGCACCTGGCAGGCGTAGTCGTGGATCTCGTAGAGGCCCCGCGGGCCCGGTCGGGTGACAGATCCGATCAACGCCCCGACGGTCACGGAGAGTCCCGTTTCCTCCTCCAGTTCCCGCACAACTGCGGTCTCGTCGGATTCGCCCTGCTCCACTCGTCCGCCGGGGATCGACCACAGTCCCTCACCTGGGGGATTGCCGCGACGCACGAGCAGCAGTCGCCCTGTCGGGTCATGTGCGATACCGCCGACGCAGCGGATGCGAAGGTCCCGTTCAGCCGTCACAGTTACTCAGTGTAGTCACCCCGGGTTGGCGGTGCAGACCACTGCCCCGAGTGCGGTACAAATCTCCCGAGGTGCCGCCGGGTGCGGTACAACGGTTTTCACTGGCGCCAAACGGGTGCGGGTAGCGAACGGGGTTGATCACCGTGAATCTGAAGAAGATTCTCACTTTCGCCGGGGTCGGC
This region of Saccharothrix longispora genomic DNA includes:
- a CDS encoding ABC transporter substrate-binding protein, encoding MAAAGAVALVATSVLAGCGSGDGGIVVNVYKYPQENFQKIVDNCNAAADGYEIVYHKLPREADGQREQMVRRLAAEDPGMDVLSLDVTWTAELAKAGWIREYTGEAKAEVEDGTLETPLETARYEGKLYGAPDNTNVQLLWYRGDLVQTPPDTWAEMIRLGSELESRGEPGLVEATGKQYEGLVVLYNSLVNSAGGQILDENGTKAVVDEGAVKALEVLKTFATSDVVDPSFSNAAEDDARLAMEAGDAAFMINWPYVYAAAQEKPEFAKNLKWAPFPAVEGGESTATVGGLNYAVSAFTEHPDESFDAVLCLRNAENQKFQAVNDGVPPTIEAVYDEPEMAEAYPMKDAILETLKNASARPSSPAYQNVSTVISTILSPPANIDPRATADRLRSELQDALDSKGVLP
- a CDS encoding carbohydrate ABC transporter permease yields the protein MSEGKKAERRLGLLLCAPAILIMAAVAGWPIIYSVWLSLQRYDLKFPDRTEFVGLDNYVTVLSNSYWWNAVWITIVITVVSVVVELVLGMALALIMHRTLVGRGIVRTATLIPYGIVTVVAAFSWRYAWTPGTGYLAETIAGGDPVLTQKIPAIMVVILAEIWKTTPFMALLLMAGLALVPDDLLKAAAMDGAGGWQRFTKVIVPVMKPAILVALLFRTLDAFRIFDNLFVLTAGSQGTASVSMITYNNLIKGLNLGIGSTMSVLIFLAVAIIAFIFVKLFGTAAPGSDGGGRR
- a CDS encoding carbohydrate ABC transporter permease encodes the protein MAGIGGAETTARKARWTVLNVLVVAYALFPVLWIASLSFKTKETLGDGNFIPRAWTLDNYASIFSTTEFVRALVNSIGIAIIATAIAVVFGTMAAYAIARLDFPGKKALVGVSLLVAMFPQISLVSPLFEIERTLGLFDTWPGLILPYITFALPLAIYTLSAFFREIPWELEKAAKMDGATPAQAFRRVIAPLAAPGVFTTAILVFIFCWNDFLFAISLTSTEASRTVPVALSFFTGSSQFEDPTGSIAAAAVVITIPIILFVLFFQRRIVAGLTSGAVKG
- a CDS encoding ABC transporter ATP-binding protein — its product is MAEIVLDKVTKQYPDGAVAVRDVDIEVADGEFVILVGPSGCGKSTTLNMIAGLEDITSGELRIGGERVNERAPKDRDIAMVFQSYALYPHMTVKENMAFPLRLAKVDDTTVEKKVREAAEILDLTGHLDRKPSNLSGGQRQRVAMGRAIVRSPKAFLMDEPLSNLDAKLRVQMRTSVSRLQKQLGTTMVYVTHDQTEAMTLGDRVVVMRGGSVQQIGAPQFLYDHPANLFVAGFIGSPSMNFVPAALEDNVLRSPLGDVPLTDRVRGLLEAGDAPREVIVGLRPEHFEDARLVEDHVRSSGATFTSQVDVLESMGSDKFAYFSLSGEQATSAELAELAADAGTADVPGDGVPLVTRISAASSAVEGEPAEIWFDADKVQLFDPKNGRNLTYNG
- a CDS encoding SDR family NAD(P)-dependent oxidoreductase gives rise to the protein MGILDGKAVVITGAGRGLGEAYAMHAAQAGAAVVVNDVDGDLADQVAEHIRAYGGRAVASAHTVADPSEAEKIVGMCLTEFGRVDGLVNNAGLNYESRPWEDDPDTIRRTVEVNLLGVIYTGMAAMRAMREQGGGSIVNISSGAFLGQRKLGTYSATKGAVASLSASWALDLESENIRVNAVCPVAHTRMVWKSERSLRAIPADRTPGKVAPLVLFLLSDDAAGITGQVVRCNGRQLHLIGHPYFKQPILESDAWDTPSVKRAFDGVLQAHLEPYGLEKRMPPRLRELVEPGRTA
- a CDS encoding chromosome partitioning protein ParB; amino-acid sequence: MRGDTGFPRADAENDFQRARRRQVLSRLAAWLRREPDDVNITLPFHEVVEALGVVGEKRLGLCTVRLDSIVGSVDRTRDFDRRFRPTSARVRARWERLAIAQRRGEAVPPVELYRVGDLHFVQDGHHRVSVAHALGLEVIDAYVTEVLTRVAAHGIRHRGDLIVKDYRRLFLERVPLGGRARAAVALSDPWDYAELGEHVEAWGFRLMQDEGRFLDRASVAARWYAEEYVPVVEMLRQADLVGDRTETEAYLWVAAERYRLIRTHRWDPDVMTTLRARR